In a genomic window of Hevea brasiliensis isolate MT/VB/25A 57/8 unplaced genomic scaffold, ASM3005281v1 Scaf347, whole genome shotgun sequence:
- the LOC131177180 gene encoding DNA-directed RNA polymerase subunit beta''-like: MEVLMAERANLVFHNKVIDGTAIKRLISRLIDHFGMAYTSHILDQVKTLGFQQATATSISLGIDDLLTIPSKGWLVQDAEQQSLILEKHYHYGNVHAIEKLRQSIEI, translated from the coding sequence ATGGAGGTACTTATGGCCGAACGGGCCAATCTGGTCTTTCACAATAAAGTGATAGATGGAACTGCCATTAAACGACTTATTAGCAGATTAATAgatcattttggaatggcatatACATCACACATCCTGGATCAAGTAAAGACTCTGGGTTTCCAGCAAGCCACTGCTACATCCATTTCATTAGGAATTGATGATCTTTTAACAATACCTTCTAAGGGATGGCTAGTCCAAGATGCTGAACAACAAAGTTTGATTTTGGAAAAACACTATCATTATGGAAATGTACACGCGATAGAAAAATTACGCCAATCTATTGAGATATG